The Pseudomonas orientalis genome contains a region encoding:
- a CDS encoding sigma-54-dependent transcriptional regulator, translating to MLNAVIVVDDEASIRTAVEQWLSLSGFEVQLFSRAEECLAQLPRDFPGVILSDVRMPGLSGLELLAEVQRRDADLPVILLTGHGDVPMAVDAMRDGAYDFLEKPFSPDTLLNSLRRALDKRGLVLENRRLHQQADHRAQLESSLLGVSRSLQNLRRQVLDLATLPVNVLIRGETGSGKELVARCLHDFGPRAKKPFVALNCAAIPEQLFEAELFGHESGAFTGAQGKRIGKLEYAHGGTLFLDEIESMPLAQQVKLLRVLQEQKLERLGSNQSIQVDLRIIAATKPDLLEEARAGRFREDLAYRLNVAQLRLPALRERREDIPLLYEHFAQSAAERLGRQVEPLSGLQLGRLLSHDWPGNVRELANVAERQVLGLGEPEPEGVEAGQSLAAQQEAFEAHCLKAALARHKGDIKAVLAELQLPRRTFNEKMQRHGLAREMFL from the coding sequence ATGTTGAATGCGGTGATTGTGGTCGATGACGAAGCCAGCATTCGTACGGCCGTCGAACAATGGTTGAGCCTGTCGGGTTTCGAGGTGCAGTTGTTCAGCCGTGCCGAAGAATGCCTGGCGCAGTTGCCCAGGGACTTCCCCGGCGTGATCCTGAGCGATGTGCGCATGCCCGGTCTCAGCGGCCTGGAGTTGCTGGCCGAAGTCCAGCGCCGCGATGCCGACCTGCCGGTCATCCTGCTCACCGGCCATGGCGATGTCCCCATGGCCGTCGACGCCATGCGCGATGGTGCCTACGACTTCCTGGAAAAACCCTTCAGCCCGGATACCCTGCTCAATAGCCTGCGTCGAGCGCTCGACAAACGTGGCCTGGTCCTGGAAAACCGCCGCCTGCATCAGCAGGCCGACCATCGCGCCCAGCTCGAATCCAGCCTGCTGGGTGTGTCCCGCAGTCTGCAGAACCTGCGCCGTCAGGTGCTGGACCTGGCCACGCTGCCGGTCAATGTGTTGATCCGTGGCGAGACCGGCAGCGGCAAGGAACTGGTCGCCCGCTGCCTGCATGATTTCGGCCCACGGGCGAAGAAGCCGTTTGTCGCGCTCAATTGCGCGGCCATTCCCGAGCAACTGTTCGAGGCCGAGTTGTTCGGCCATGAAAGCGGCGCGTTCACCGGCGCCCAGGGCAAGCGTATCGGCAAGCTGGAGTATGCCCACGGCGGCACGCTGTTCCTCGATGAAATCGAAAGCATGCCCCTGGCCCAACAGGTGAAATTGTTGCGGGTGCTGCAGGAGCAGAAGCTGGAGCGGTTGGGCTCCAATCAAAGCATCCAGGTGGATTTGCGCATCATTGCCGCCACCAAGCCGGACCTGCTGGAAGAGGCCCGTGCCGGGCGGTTTCGCGAAGACCTGGCGTATCGCCTGAACGTCGCGCAACTGCGCCTGCCGGCGCTGCGCGAGCGGCGCGAAGATATTCCGCTGCTGTATGAGCATTTTGCGCAAAGCGCTGCCGAGCGCTTGGGCCGCCAGGTCGAGCCCTTGAGCGGGCTGCAATTGGGGCGCCTGCTCAGTCATGACTGGCCGGGCAACGTGCGTGAGCTGGCGAACGTCGCCGAGCGCCAGGTACTGGGGCTTGGAGAGCCAGAACCTGAAGGTGTCGAGGCCGGGCAATCGTTGGCGGCGCAACAGGAAGCCTTCGAGGCGCATTGCCTGAAAGCTGCGCTGGCCCGGCATAAAGGCGATATCAAGGCGGTGCTCGCCGAGCTGCAACTGCCGCGCCGCACCTTCAATGAAAAGATGCAGCGGCATGGGTTGGCAAGGGAGATGTTTCTCTAG
- a CDS encoding MFS transporter, giving the protein MDNSNTLPLGSAAAPAKERTTSSRIKSIFSGSVGNMVEWYDWYVYAAFSLYFAKTFFPKGDTTAQLLNTAAIFAVGFLMRPIGGWLMGLYADKVGRKKALMASVYLMCFGSLLIALSPSYELIGIGAPILLVFARLLQGLSVGGEYGTSATYLSEMATKERRGFYSSFQYVTLISGQLIALGVLIVLQQTLTTEQLYAWGWRIPFAIGALCAVVALYLRRGMEETESFTKKEKAKESAMRTLMRHPKELLTVVGLTMGGTLAFYTYTTYMQKYLVNTVGMSISDSTTISAATLFLFMCLQPLVGGLSDKIGRRPILIAFGVLGTLFTVPILTTLHTIQTWWGAFFLIMAALIIVSGYTSINAVVKAELFPTEIRALGVGLPYALTVSIFGGTAEYIALWFKSIGMETGYYWYVTACIAVSLLVYVTMKDTRKHSRITTD; this is encoded by the coding sequence ATGGATAACTCCAATACCTTGCCTCTGGGGTCGGCGGCTGCGCCGGCGAAAGAACGCACGACCTCCAGCCGGATCAAATCGATCTTCAGCGGCTCCGTCGGCAACATGGTCGAGTGGTATGACTGGTACGTCTATGCCGCCTTCTCGCTGTACTTCGCCAAGACCTTCTTCCCCAAAGGCGACACCACCGCCCAATTGCTCAACACCGCCGCGATCTTCGCCGTGGGCTTTCTGATGCGCCCTATCGGCGGTTGGCTGATGGGCCTGTACGCCGACAAAGTCGGGCGTAAGAAAGCCTTGATGGCCTCGGTCTACCTGATGTGCTTCGGCTCACTGCTGATTGCCCTGAGCCCCAGTTATGAGCTCATCGGTATCGGTGCGCCCATCCTGCTGGTATTCGCCCGCTTGCTGCAGGGGCTGTCGGTGGGTGGCGAATACGGCACCTCCGCCACGTACCTCAGCGAGATGGCGACCAAGGAACGTCGTGGTTTCTATTCCAGCTTCCAGTACGTCACCCTGATCTCCGGCCAGCTCATCGCGCTGGGCGTGCTGATCGTGCTGCAGCAAACCCTGACCACCGAACAGCTGTATGCCTGGGGCTGGCGTATCCCGTTCGCCATCGGCGCCCTGTGTGCAGTGGTGGCGCTGTATCTGCGTCGCGGCATGGAAGAGACCGAGTCGTTCACCAAGAAGGAAAAAGCCAAGGAAAGCGCGATGCGCACCTTGATGCGCCACCCCAAGGAACTGCTCACCGTAGTCGGCCTGACCATGGGCGGCACCCTGGCGTTCTACACCTACACCACCTACATGCAGAAATACCTGGTGAACACCGTCGGCATGAGCATCTCCGATTCCACCACCATTTCGGCGGCGACGCTGTTCCTGTTCATGTGCCTGCAACCCCTGGTGGGCGGGCTGTCGGACAAGATCGGCCGGCGCCCGATCCTGATCGCCTTCGGCGTCCTCGGTACGCTGTTCACCGTGCCTATCCTCACCACCCTGCACACCATCCAGACCTGGTGGGGCGCGTTCTTCCTGATCATGGCCGCGCTGATCATCGTCAGCGGCTATACCTCGATCAATGCGGTGGTCAAGGCCGAGCTGTTCCCGACCGAAATCCGCGCCCTCGGCGTGGGCCTGCCGTATGCCCTGACCGTGTCAATCTTCGGCGGTACCGCTGAATACATCGCCCTGTGGTTCAAGAGCATCGGCATGGAGACCGGCTACTACTGGTACGTGACCGCGTGTATTGCGGTGTCGTTGCTGGTGTATGTGACCATGAAGGACACCCGCAAGCATTCCAGGATCACCACGGACTAA
- a CDS encoding flavin reductase family protein, whose product MSDDIHFYEPANGHGLPHDPFNAIVGPRPIGWISSHDREGRLNLAPYSFFNAFNYVPPIIGFSSVGRKDSLNNIEQTGEFVWNLATRPLAEQMNQSCAAVSPDVNEFELAGLTPVASKVVGVPRVGESPVSFECKVTQIIQLQRADQQLVPSWLVLGEVVAVHIAKWLLKDGIYDTAAAEPILRGGGPADYFQLGPEALFKMYRPGATKP is encoded by the coding sequence ATGTCCGACGATATCCACTTCTACGAACCCGCCAACGGCCACGGCCTGCCCCATGATCCGTTCAATGCCATCGTCGGCCCGCGCCCGATCGGCTGGATCTCGTCACACGACCGCGAAGGTCGCCTGAACCTGGCGCCTTACAGTTTCTTCAACGCGTTCAACTACGTCCCGCCGATCATCGGGTTTTCCAGCGTCGGGCGTAAAGACAGCCTGAACAATATCGAGCAGACCGGCGAGTTTGTGTGGAACCTGGCGACCCGCCCGCTGGCCGAGCAGATGAACCAGAGTTGCGCGGCTGTTTCGCCGGACGTGAATGAATTCGAACTGGCCGGCCTGACGCCGGTGGCTTCGAAAGTCGTCGGCGTACCGCGGGTGGGCGAGAGCCCGGTGTCGTTCGAATGCAAGGTGACGCAGATCATCCAGCTGCAACGCGCTGACCAGCAATTGGTCCCCAGCTGGCTGGTGCTGGGCGAAGTGGTCGCGGTGCATATTGCCAAGTGGCTGCTCAAGGATGGAATCTACGACACGGCCGCCGCCGAGCCGATTCTGCGCGGGGGTGGCCCGGCGGATTACTTCCAGCTGGGGCCGGAGGCGCTGTTCAAGATGTACCGACCAGGCGCCACAAAACCCTGA
- a CDS encoding putative quinol monooxygenase, with amino-acid sequence MSTPIPASHMAFIRARNGCSTELGARLSSLIEPGRQAQGCLQFSLQHSQVDPDVWLVTGLWSSEQAMSAYFNSPALMIFTELLNDMVVRSMDFQTFTDASAVNAYGEYLQLAG; translated from the coding sequence ATGTCCACCCCCATTCCCGCGAGCCATATGGCCTTTATCCGTGCCCGTAACGGGTGCAGCACCGAGCTGGGTGCACGCTTGAGCAGTTTGATCGAACCGGGCCGACAGGCTCAGGGTTGCCTGCAATTTTCGTTGCAGCATTCCCAGGTCGACCCCGATGTGTGGTTGGTCACGGGTTTATGGAGCAGCGAGCAGGCGATGAGCGCCTACTTCAATTCCCCGGCCCTGATGATCTTCACCGAGTTGTTGAACGACATGGTCGTGCGCAGCATGGACTTCCAGACCTTCACCGACGCATCCGCCGTCAACGCCTACGGCGAGTACCTGCAACTGGCCGGTTAG
- a CDS encoding AraC family transcriptional regulator — translation MPSPDLKPTPLDAEMEKQRAELASIVHRHTWEDGSYGTAITSLYLNRHNTPRDFMPVLVEPALCILASGSKEVRLADEIFAYDPLNYLVFSVAMPVAGRIIEATPEDPNLSVRINIDPAQLTALIAEAGPMGVPSRPTSRGMYVDRIDNQLLDAVLRLTRLLDTPKDIAMLAPLINREILYRLLRGPQGYRLYEIAVANSQSHRVSQAIKWLNGNYEQPLRIDDLAREVNLSVSTLHHRFKAITAMSPLQYQKQLRLQEARRLMIAEGLEASAAGYRVGYESPSQFSREYSRLFGAPPLRDLARLRQSI, via the coding sequence ATGCCGTCGCCCGACCTCAAGCCCACTCCCCTCGATGCCGAGATGGAAAAGCAGCGTGCCGAACTGGCCAGCATCGTGCACCGCCATACCTGGGAAGACGGTTCCTACGGCACGGCGATCACCTCGCTGTACCTGAACCGCCACAACACGCCGCGCGACTTCATGCCGGTGCTGGTGGAGCCGGCATTGTGCATCCTGGCCAGTGGCAGCAAGGAAGTGCGCCTGGCCGACGAAATCTTCGCCTATGACCCGCTCAACTATCTGGTGTTCTCGGTGGCCATGCCGGTGGCCGGGCGGATTATCGAGGCCACGCCGGAAGACCCCAACCTGTCGGTGCGCATCAATATCGACCCGGCCCAACTCACCGCATTGATTGCCGAAGCCGGCCCGATGGGCGTGCCGTCGCGGCCTACCTCCCGTGGCATGTACGTCGATCGCATCGACAATCAACTGCTCGACGCCGTGCTGCGCCTGACGCGCCTGCTGGACACACCCAAAGATATCGCGATGCTCGCACCGCTGATCAACCGCGAAATTCTCTACCGCTTGCTGCGTGGCCCCCAAGGCTATCGCCTGTACGAAATTGCCGTCGCCAACAGCCAGAGCCATCGGGTGAGCCAGGCGATCAAGTGGTTGAACGGCAACTACGAACAGCCGCTGCGCATCGATGACCTGGCCCGGGAAGTGAACCTGAGTGTCTCGACCCTGCACCACCGTTTCAAGGCGATCACCGCCATGAGCCCGCTGCAATACCAGAAACAACTGCGCCTGCAGGAAGCTCGGCGACTGATGATTGCCGAAGGGCTGGAGGCCTCGGCGGCGGGGTATCGGGTAGGGTATGAGAGCCCGTCGCAGTTCAGCCGGGAGTACAGCCGGTTGTTTGGTGCGCCGCCACTTAGAGACCTGGCCAGGCTGCGCCAAAGCATCTGA
- a CDS encoding ATP-binding protein, with amino-acid sequence MPTEHLSERRRRFPVPRSLLGRMLLLTLLAVLFAQALSSVIWVSQLRATQLEGLVTSARSLAHSMTASVSYFRSLPVAYRPLVLDQLRSMGGTRFVVTLNDRPLDMQVLPETPRKQAVLVAVDDVLRQTLGADVHISVEFVSAEDLRIFNAGLKLDELPRSWAHYALTLEPVNPPVLVTQIQLAQGEWLYIASLLPEPYTSLEEQGLPAQQVWFIVLTSGFLLLFIGLLVHWQSRPLKRLARAARDMSLGADVEPVAEGGGSEVVEVGRAFNAMRERISRYLTERSQLFSAISHDLRTPITRLRLRVELLDDENLQTKFGRDLDELELLVKGALQCVKDTDIHENIQPVDLNHVLECLVEPYLAPNGNGRVTQHGQALTTYPGKPLALKRCIGNLIDNALKYGQNAHLHIEDDGAEFILHVDDEGPGVPEQRLEQVFEPHFRLAGQQQGYGLGLGIARNIAHSHGGEVSLQNLREGGLRVTLQLPRGLD; translated from the coding sequence ATGCCCACTGAACACCTGAGCGAACGCCGCCGCCGTTTTCCCGTGCCCCGCTCGCTGCTGGGGCGCATGTTGCTGCTGACCTTGCTCGCCGTGTTGTTCGCCCAGGCGCTGTCCAGCGTGATCTGGGTCTCGCAGCTGCGTGCCACGCAGTTGGAAGGCCTGGTCACCAGCGCCCGTAGCCTGGCGCATTCGATGACCGCCAGCGTGAGTTACTTCCGTTCATTGCCGGTGGCCTATCGCCCGCTGGTGCTCGACCAGTTGCGCAGCATGGGCGGCACGCGTTTTGTGGTGACCCTCAATGATCGTCCGCTGGACATGCAGGTATTGCCCGAAACCCCGCGCAAGCAGGCGGTGCTGGTGGCTGTGGACGACGTGTTGCGCCAGACCCTCGGCGCCGATGTGCACATCTCGGTGGAGTTCGTCAGCGCCGAAGACCTGCGCATCTTCAATGCCGGCCTCAAGCTCGACGAACTGCCGCGCTCCTGGGCCCACTACGCGCTGACCCTGGAGCCGGTCAACCCGCCGGTGCTGGTCACCCAGATCCAGCTGGCGCAGGGTGAATGGCTGTACATCGCCTCGCTGTTGCCCGAACCCTACACCAGCCTGGAAGAGCAGGGCCTGCCGGCCCAGCAGGTGTGGTTTATTGTGTTGACCAGCGGTTTCCTGCTGCTGTTTATCGGCCTGCTGGTGCATTGGCAAAGCCGACCGCTCAAGCGCCTGGCGCGGGCGGCGCGGGATATGTCCCTGGGCGCGGACGTGGAGCCGGTGGCTGAAGGCGGCGGCAGTGAAGTGGTGGAAGTGGGGCGTGCGTTCAATGCCATGCGTGAGCGCATCAGCCGCTACCTGACCGAGCGCAGCCAGTTGTTCAGCGCCATCTCCCACGACCTGCGCACACCCATCACGCGCCTGCGCCTGCGCGTGGAACTGCTCGACGATGAGAACCTGCAGACCAAGTTCGGGCGTGACCTGGATGAGCTGGAATTGCTGGTCAAGGGCGCGCTGCAGTGCGTGAAAGACACCGATATCCACGAGAACATCCAGCCGGTGGACCTCAACCACGTACTTGAATGTCTGGTGGAGCCATACCTCGCGCCCAACGGCAACGGGCGCGTGACCCAGCACGGGCAGGCCCTGACCACCTACCCGGGCAAGCCGCTGGCGCTCAAGCGCTGCATCGGCAACCTGATCGACAATGCGCTGAAATACGGACAAAACGCCCATTTGCACATCGAGGACGATGGCGCCGAGTTCATCCTGCACGTGGACGACGAAGGCCCCGGCGTGCCGGAACAGCGCCTGGAGCAAGTGTTCGAGCCCCACTTTCGCCTGGCCGGGCAGCAGCAGGGCTATGGGCTGGGGTTGGGCATTGCGCGCAACATTGCCCACAGCCATGGGGGCGAAGTGAGTTTGCAGAACCTGCGCGAAGGCGGCCTGCGCGTCACCCTGCAGCTGCCCCGCGGCCTTGACTGA
- a CDS encoding response regulator, whose amino-acid sequence MSVISKSILLVDDDQEIRELLQTYLSRAGFQVRGVADGAGFRQAMSEAPCDLVILDVMLPDEDGFSLCRWVRQHPRQAQVPIIMLTASSDEADRVIGLELGADDYIGKPFSPRELQARIKALLRRCQFGQERSSGGEVLVFDEWRLDTVSHRLFHVDGEEVILSGADFALLKLFLDHPQQILDRDTIGNATRGRDLMPLDRIVDMAVSRLRQRLRDTEKPPRLIRTVRGSGYQLAASVVAGNAH is encoded by the coding sequence GTGAGCGTAATCAGTAAATCGATTCTCCTCGTCGATGACGACCAGGAAATCCGCGAATTGCTGCAGACCTACCTCAGTCGCGCCGGCTTCCAGGTCCGTGGCGTGGCCGATGGCGCGGGGTTTCGCCAGGCGATGAGCGAGGCGCCGTGCGACCTGGTGATCCTCGATGTGATGTTGCCGGATGAAGACGGTTTCAGCCTCTGCCGCTGGGTTCGTCAGCACCCGCGCCAGGCGCAGGTGCCGATCATCATGCTCACCGCCAGTTCCGACGAAGCCGATCGCGTGATCGGCCTGGAGCTGGGCGCCGATGACTATATCGGCAAGCCGTTCAGCCCCCGCGAGTTGCAGGCGCGGATCAAGGCGCTGCTGCGTCGCTGCCAGTTCGGCCAGGAGCGCAGCAGTGGCGGCGAGGTGCTGGTGTTCGACGAATGGCGCCTGGATACGGTCAGCCATCGCCTGTTTCACGTGGACGGCGAAGAGGTGATCCTCTCCGGTGCCGACTTTGCCTTGCTCAAGCTGTTTCTCGACCACCCGCAACAGATCCTCGACCGCGACACCATCGGCAACGCCACCCGTGGCCGCGACCTGATGCCGTTGGACCGTATCGTCGACATGGCCGTCAGCCGCCTGCGCCAACGCCTGCGCGATACCGAGAAACCTCCGCGGCTGATCCGCACCGTGCGCGGCAGCGGCTATCAACTGGCAGCCAGCGTGGTTGCCGGCAATGCCCACTGA
- a CDS encoding glucokinase, producing the protein MKLALVGDIGGTNARFALWRDQALHSIRVHATADYASPEDAIRFYLAEEGLNIGDIGAVCLSVAGPVSGDEFKFTNNHWRLSKTAFCQALQVDELLLVNDFSAMALGMTRLQPDEFRVVCEGTPEPLRPAVVIGPGTGLGVGTLLDLGAGRFAALPGEGGHVDLPLSSPRETQLWQHIHSEIGHVSAETALSGGGLPRLYRAICAVDGHTPVLDTPEAITAAGLAGDPVAMEVLDQFSIWLGRVAGNNVLTTGGRGGVYIVGGVIPRFADFFINSGFARSFADKGCMSHYFKGIPVWLVTAPYSGLTGAGVALEQAFA; encoded by the coding sequence GTGAAGTTAGCGCTGGTCGGTGATATCGGGGGTACCAACGCCCGTTTTGCGTTGTGGCGGGATCAGGCATTGCATTCGATTCGTGTGCATGCCACGGCGGACTACGCCAGCCCTGAAGACGCGATCAGGTTCTATCTGGCCGAAGAAGGCTTGAATATCGGCGATATCGGCGCAGTTTGCCTGTCGGTGGCCGGGCCGGTGAGCGGCGATGAATTCAAGTTCACCAACAATCACTGGCGCCTGAGCAAGACCGCGTTTTGCCAGGCGTTGCAGGTGGATGAATTGCTGTTGGTCAATGACTTCTCGGCCATGGCCCTGGGCATGACCCGCCTGCAGCCCGACGAATTCCGCGTGGTGTGCGAAGGCACCCCGGAGCCGTTGCGTCCGGCGGTGGTGATCGGCCCGGGCACCGGCCTGGGCGTCGGCACCCTGCTGGACCTGGGCGCAGGACGGTTTGCGGCATTGCCGGGGGAGGGCGGCCATGTCGACCTGCCCTTGAGCAGCCCGCGCGAAACCCAGTTGTGGCAGCACATCCACAGCGAGATCGGCCATGTCAGCGCCGAAACCGCCTTGAGCGGCGGCGGTTTGCCGCGCCTGTACCGGGCGATCTGTGCGGTGGACGGCCACACACCGGTGCTGGACACGCCCGAGGCCATCACGGCGGCGGGCCTGGCCGGCGATCCGGTGGCGATGGAAGTCCTGGACCAGTTCAGCATCTGGCTGGGCCGGGTGGCGGGCAACAACGTGCTGACCACCGGCGGGCGTGGTGGCGTGTACATCGTGGGCGGGGTGATACCGAGGTTTGCCGACTTCTTTATCAACAGCGGTTTTGCCAGGAGCTTTGCCGACAAGGGCTGCATGAGCCACTACTTCAAAGGCATTCCGGTATGGTTGGTGACGGCACCGTATTCCGGGTTGACCGGGGCGGGTGTGGCGCTTGAGCAGGCATTTGCTTAG
- the edd gene encoding phosphogluconate dehydratase, producing MHPRVLEVTERLIARSRATRQAYLALIRGAASDGPMRGKLQCANFAHGVAGCGTEDKNSLRMMNAANVAIVSSYNDMLSAHQPYEHFPEQIKKALREVGSVGQFAGGTPAMCDGVTQGEPGMELSLLSREVIAMSTAVALSHNMFDAALMLGICDKIVPGLMMGALRYGHLPMIFVPGGPMPSGISNKQKADVRQRYAEGKASREELLESEMKSYHSPGTCTFYGTANTNQLLMEVMGLHLPGASFVNPYTPLRDALTREAAHQVTRLTKANGNFTPIGEIVDEKSIVNSIVALNATGGSTNHTLHMPAIAMSAGIILTWQDMADLSEVVPTLSHVYPNGKADINHFQAAGGMSFLIRELLEAGLLHEDVNTVAGKGLSRYTQEPFLVDGELIWRDGPIESLDETILRPVARAFSPEGGLRVMEGNLGRGVMKVSAVAPEHQVVEAPAVVFQDQQDLADAFKAGLLEKDFVAVMRFQGPRSNGMPELHKMTPFLGVLQDRGFKVALVTDGRMSGASGKIPAAIHVNPEAQSGGPLARVQDGDIIRVDGVTGTLELKVDADVFAARTPATGLLGNNVGAGRELFAFMRLAASSAEQGASAFTSALETLK from the coding sequence ATGCATCCCCGCGTTCTTGAGGTCACCGAACGGCTTATCGCCCGCAGCCGCGCCACCCGCCAGGCCTACCTTGCGCTCATTCGTGGCGCCGCCAGCGACGGTCCGATGCGCGGCAAGCTGCAGTGCGCCAATTTTGCCCATGGCGTGGCCGGTTGCGGCACCGAGGACAAAAACAGCCTGCGCATGATGAATGCCGCCAACGTGGCAATTGTTTCTTCATATAACGACATGCTCTCGGCGCATCAGCCGTACGAACATTTCCCTGAACAGATCAAAAAAGCCCTGCGCGAAGTCGGCTCGGTCGGCCAGTTCGCCGGCGGCACCCCGGCCATGTGCGACGGCGTGACCCAGGGCGAGCCGGGCATGGAACTGAGCCTGCTCAGCCGTGAAGTCATCGCCATGTCCACGGCGGTAGCGCTGTCCCATAACATGTTCGACGCCGCGCTGATGCTGGGCATCTGCGACAAGATCGTCCCCGGCCTGATGATGGGCGCGCTGCGCTACGGTCACCTGCCGATGATCTTTGTGCCCGGCGGGCCGATGCCGTCAGGTATCTCCAACAAGCAGAAGGCCGATGTGCGCCAGCGCTACGCCGAAGGCAAGGCCAGCCGTGAAGAGCTGCTGGAGTCGGAGATGAAGTCCTACCACAGCCCCGGCACCTGCACCTTCTACGGCACCGCCAACACCAACCAACTGTTGATGGAAGTCATGGGCCTGCACCTGCCGGGTGCCTCGTTCGTCAACCCGTACACGCCGCTGCGTGATGCATTGACCCGCGAGGCCGCGCACCAGGTCACGCGCCTGACCAAGGCCAACGGCAACTTCACGCCGATCGGCGAGATTGTCGACGAAAAATCCATCGTCAACTCCATCGTCGCCCTCAACGCCACGGGCGGGTCCACCAACCACACCCTGCACATGCCGGCCATCGCCATGTCGGCGGGCATCATCCTGACCTGGCAGGACATGGCCGACCTCTCCGAGGTGGTGCCGACCCTGTCTCACGTCTACCCGAACGGCAAGGCCGACATCAACCACTTCCAGGCGGCGGGCGGCATGTCGTTCCTGATCCGTGAACTGCTCGAAGCCGGCCTGCTCCACGAAGACGTCAACACCGTGGCGGGCAAGGGCTTGAGCCGTTACACCCAGGAGCCGTTCCTGGTCGACGGCGAACTGATCTGGCGCGACGGCCCCATCGAAAGCCTCGACGAAACCATCCTGCGTCCCGTGGCCCGTGCATTTTCGCCCGAAGGCGGCTTGCGTGTGATGGAAGGCAACCTGGGCCGTGGCGTGATGAAAGTGTCTGCGGTCGCACCGGAGCATCAGGTGGTCGAAGCCCCGGCGGTGGTGTTCCAGGATCAACAGGACCTGGCCGATGCCTTCAAGGCGGGCCTGCTGGAAAAAGACTTCGTTGCGGTGATGCGCTTCCAGGGCCCGCGTTCCAACGGCATGCCCGAATTGCACAAGATGACCCCGTTCCTCGGCGTGTTGCAGGACCGTGGTTTCAAAGTGGCGTTGGTAACAGACGGGCGCATGTCCGGCGCCTCGGGTAAGATTCCCGCCGCGATCCACGTCAACCCCGAAGCCCAGAGCGGCGGGCCGCTGGCGCGGGTCCAGGATGGCGATATCATTCGCGTCGATGGCGTCACCGGCACCCTGGAGCTTAAGGTGGACGCCGACGTATTTGCAGCGCGTACGCCTGCCACTGGCCTGTTGGGCAATAACGTGGGCGCCGGTCGCGAGTTGTTTGCATTCATGCGCTTGGCCGCAAGCTCCGCAGAGCAGGGCGCCAGCGCCTTTACCTCTGCCTTGGAGACGCTTAAGTGA
- the gap gene encoding type I glyceraldehyde-3-phosphate dehydrogenase, producing the protein MTLRIAINGFGRIGRNVLRALYTQGYRQDLQIVAINDLGDSSINAHLLKYDTVHGTFDAEVAHDQESLTVNGDRIAVSAIRNPADLPWAAHKIDVVFECTGLFTDRDKAAAHISAGARKVIISAPAKGADATVVYGVNHDILRQSHQIISNASCTTNCLAPVAQVLHRELGIESGLMTTIHAYTNDQNLTDVYHTDPYRARSATQNMIPSKTGAAEAVGLVLPELAGKLTGMAVRVPVINVSLVDLTVQLKKEATADEVNALLKQASQHSKILGYNTLPLVSSDFNHNPLSSIFDANHTKVSGKLLKVLAWYDNEWGFSNRMLDNCLALCNAE; encoded by the coding sequence ATGACTCTACGTATCGCAATCAATGGTTTTGGCCGTATCGGCCGTAATGTCCTGCGCGCACTGTATACCCAAGGCTACCGCCAGGATTTGCAGATCGTCGCCATCAACGACCTGGGCGACAGTTCGATCAATGCCCACCTGCTCAAATACGACACCGTACATGGCACATTCGACGCAGAGGTCGCTCACGATCAGGAAAGCCTGACCGTCAACGGCGACCGGATTGCCGTGAGTGCCATTCGCAACCCGGCCGACCTGCCGTGGGCCGCGCACAAGATCGACGTGGTGTTCGAATGCACCGGTCTGTTCACCGACCGTGACAAGGCTGCCGCCCATATCAGCGCCGGCGCGCGCAAGGTGATCATCTCCGCCCCGGCCAAAGGCGCGGACGCGACCGTGGTCTACGGCGTGAACCATGACATTCTGCGTCAGTCGCACCAGATCATCTCCAATGCTTCGTGCACCACCAACTGCCTGGCGCCGGTCGCCCAGGTGCTGCACCGCGAACTGGGCATCGAAAGCGGCCTGATGACCACCATTCACGCCTACACCAACGACCAGAACCTGACCGACGTCTACCACACCGATCCGTACCGCGCGCGTTCGGCCACCCAGAACATGATCCCGAGCAAGACCGGCGCCGCCGAAGCCGTCGGCCTGGTATTGCCGGAACTGGCGGGCAAGCTGACCGGCATGGCCGTGCGCGTGCCAGTGATCAACGTGTCGCTGGTGGACCTCACCGTACAGCTGAAAAAAGAAGCCACGGCCGACGAAGTCAACGCGCTGTTGAAACAGGCCAGCCAGCACTCGAAGATCCTCGGCTACAACACACTGCCGCTGGTTTCCAGTGACTTCAACCATAACCCGCTGTCGTCGATCTTCGATGCCAACCACACCAAGGTCAGCGGCAAGCTGCTCAAGGTGCTGGCCTGGTATGACAACGAATGGGGCTTCTCGAACCGGATGCTGGATAACTGCCTGGCGCTGTGTAACGCCGAGTAA